A stretch of Phoenix dactylifera cultivar Barhee BC4 chromosome 16, palm_55x_up_171113_PBpolish2nd_filt_p, whole genome shotgun sequence DNA encodes these proteins:
- the LOC103722525 gene encoding auxin-responsive protein SAUR71-like translates to MKQMIRRLSRVGDSSQSERKEGRRRWVPEGHVPVYVGDGEEEVERFVVRAELLSRPAFVELLRRSAQEYGYEQRGVLRIPCPVPVFRRILRSLLAASAAVAADEAQVELLRSFDDEFLALAAS, encoded by the coding sequence ATGAAGCAGATGATCAGACGGCTGTCGAGGGTGGGGGATTCGTCGCAGTCCGAGAGGAAGGAGGGGCGGCGGCGATGGGTGCCGGAGGGGCACGTGCCGGTGTacgtgggggatggggaggaggaggtggagaggTTCGTGGTCCGGGCCGAGCTGCTGAGCCGGCCGGCCTTCGTCGAGCTTCTCCGCCGCTCCGCCCAGGAGTACGGCTACGAGCAGCGCGGCGTCCTCCGCATCCCCTGCCCCGTCCCCGTCTTCCGCCGCATCCTCCGCTCCCTCCTCGCCGCCTCCGCCGCTGTCGCCGCTGATGAGGCCCAGGTGGAGCTCCTCCGCTCCTTCGACGACGAGTTCCTCGCTCTCGCCGCTAGCTAG